A window of Vulpes lagopus strain Blue_001 chromosome 21, ASM1834538v1, whole genome shotgun sequence contains these coding sequences:
- the SMUG1 gene encoding single-strand selective monofunctional uracil DNA glycosylase, whose amino-acid sequence MEPQPCLRSLAEGFLAEELRLNNELSQLQFSEPVGIIYNPLEYAWEPHHSYVTRYCRGPKEVLFLGMNPGPFGMAQTGVPFGEVNVVRDWLGIGGTVSTPAQEHPKRPVLGLECPQSEVSGARFWGFFQNLCGQPEVFFRHCFVHNLCPLLFLDPNGRNLTPAELPAKQREQLLRVCDAALFRQVQLLEVRLVVGVGRLAEQRARRALAGLLPEVRVEWLLHPSPRSPQANRGWEAAAKDRLSELGLLPLLTR is encoded by the exons ATGGAGCCCCAGCCTTGCCTTCGAAGCTTGGCAGAGGGCTTCCTGGCGGAGGAGCTGCGGCTCAATAATGAACTGAGCCAACTGCAATTCTCAGAGCCTGTGGGCATCATCTACAATCCTTTGGAGTATGCGTGGGAGCCACACCACAGCTACGTGACCCGCTACTGCCGGGGCCCCAAGGAAGTGCTCTTCCTGGGCATGAACCCCGGGCCCTTTGGCATGGCTCAGACTGGG GTGCCCTTCGGGGAAGTGAACGTAGTCCGGGACTGGTTGGGCATTGGGGGGACTGTGTCGACCCCGGCCCAAGAGCACCCGAAGCGCCCAGTGCTGGGACTGGAGTGCCCTCAGTCAGAGGTGAGCGGTGCCCGGTTCTGGGGCTTTTTCCAGAACCTCTGTGGACAGCCCGAGGTCTTCTTCCGTCACTGTTTTGTCCACAATCTATGTCCTCTGCTCTTCTTGGACCCCAACGGGCGCAACCTCACCCCGGCCGAGCTGCCGGCCAAGCAGCGAGAGCAGCTTCTTAGGGTCTGTGACGCGGCGCTCTTCCGGCAGGTGCAGCTGCTGGAGGTGCGGCTGGTGGTGGGCGTGGGGCGGCTGGCGGAGCAGCGGGCGCGGAGGGCGCTGGCCGGCCTGCTGCCCGAGGTCAGGGTGGAGTGgctcctgcacccctccccccggAGCCCGCAGGCCAacaggggctgggaggcagcagcCAAGGACAGACTGAGCGAGCTGGGGCTGCTGCCGCTGCTCACGAGGTGA